In Macadamia integrifolia cultivar HAES 741 chromosome 5, SCU_Mint_v3, whole genome shotgun sequence, a single window of DNA contains:
- the LOC122079904 gene encoding basic leucine zipper 6 encodes MSRPAHAHLPPRCPLQTRASRQLQDSPVSPTLPRKEGLRPFHHRSTSLSSIVEEQPSWFDELLSDSDTHYRGTSLRRSASDSLALVEGSASFPSISSLIDEQNAVSDETGNGLVGDCVYGPNSPRGRSNLTHSRDPIVSALSEYVSEMPLQYLSGNICNSETIQSVSKGNACVSKGELDPEAKVAQRHPAQRSRVRKLQYIAELEKTVNVFQTLELELEARVASLLQKRVFLSVENNTLKQQIVYLQKEKLVQDVQYQTLKKEVERLTMDYINHLKSTSTHSCTGSNISAVSSEASWKILEMGRLSLGGNPVTLKHMVSEANEA; translated from the exons ATGTCAAGGCCGGCTCACGCTCACCTTCCCCCTCGTTGCCCATTGCAGACCAGAGCTTCTCGCCAACTCCAGGATTCTCCCGTCTCTCCAACTTTGCCCAGAAAGGAAGGATTGCGCCCTTTTCATCATCGGTCTACTTCTCTGAGTTCTATCGTGGAGGAGCAGCCATCTTGGTTTGATGAACTTCTAAGTGATTCCGACACCCATTACAGAGGGACCTCTCTTCGCCGATCAGCTAGCGATTCACTGGCTCTTGTAGAGGGTTCGGCCTCGTTTCCCAGTATttcttctcttattgatgaacaGAATGCCGTTTCGGACGAAACTGGAAATGGGTTGGTAGGAGATTGTGTATATGGACCAAACTCTCCTCGAGGAAGGTCGAATTTAACCCATTCAAGGGACCCCATAGTTTCGGCGTTATCTGAGTATGTTTCTGAAATGCCTTTGCAGTATTTATCCGGGAATATCTGCAATTCTGAAACTATCCAATCTGTTTCGAAAGGGAATGCTTGTGTTTCTAAGGGTGAGCTTGATCCAGAGGCAAAGGTTGCACAACG GCACCCTGCACAGCGTTCAAGGGTTCGTAAGCTTCAGTATATTGCTGAACTAGAGAAAACTGTCAATGTTTTTCAG ACTCTGGAATTAGAGTTGGAAGCCAGAGTTGCTTCGCTCCTTCAGAAGCGTGTTTTTTTGTCCGTGGAAAACAACACACTAAAGCAGCAAATAGTCTACCTTCAGAAGGAAAAATTAGTCCAGGATG TTCAATATCAGACACTGAAGAAGGAAGTTGAGAGGTTGACAATGGATTACATAAACCATCTGAAGAGTACTAGTACACATTCTTGCACAGGATCCAACATCAGTGCAGTTTCTTCGGAGGCTAGCTGGAAGATTTTAGAAATGGGAAGGCTTAGTCTTGGTGGAAACCCAGTTACGCTGAAGCATATGGTTTCAGAAGCTAATGAGGCTTGA
- the LOC122079905 gene encoding vacuolar protein sorting-associated protein 60.2-like isoform X2 yields MKKIFGAKKEKEPPPSIQDATNRINTRGENVDEKIKKLDAELTRYREQIKKTRPGPAQEAVKGRAMRVLKQKRMYEEQRDMLYNQTFNLDQVAFASEGLKDAQQTMTALKSANKELKGMMKTVKIQDIDNMQDEMMDLMDVSTEIQESLGRSYNVPDDIDEEELLGELDALEADMGMETESDGVPSYLQPDNEPDVESQLKLPSAPSGYASVPPGRHNAQAEDEHGLPTVPQASIRG; encoded by the exons atgaagaagatctTCGGtgccaagaaagagaaagagccGCCTCCCTCCATTCAAGATGCCACCAATAGG ATTAATACAAGAGGTGAAAATGTAGATGAGAAGATCAAAAAGCTTGATGCTGAGCTTACTAGGTACAGGGAACAGATCAAGAAAACACGGCCTGGCCCTGCTCAGGAAGCTGTGAAAGGTCGGGCTATGAGAGTTCTCAAGCAAAAGCGAAT GTATGAAGAACAACGTGATATGCTTTACAACCAGACATTCAACCTTGATCAGGTTGCCTTTGCTTCTGAGGGACTCAAAGACGCTCAGCAAACT ATGACGGCTCTGAAATCTGCAAACAAGGAGTTGAAAGGAATGATGAAGACTGTGAAGATTCAAGACATAGAT AACATGCAAGATGAGATGATGGACCTGATGGATGTGAGCACAGAAATTCAAGAATCTCTTGGTAGAAGCTATAATGTGCCTGATGACATTGACGAGGAAGAACTCCTGGGTG AGCTTGATGCCTTGGAAGCTGACATGGGAATGGAGACAGAATCCGATGGGGTGCCCTCTTACCTTCAACCTGATAATGAACCTGATGTAGAGTCACAACTCAAGTTGCCTTCAGCCCCATCAGGGTATGCATCTGTGCCACCGGGAAGGCATAATGCCCAG GCCGAAGACGAACATGGTTTACCTACTGTACCTCAAGCGTCCATCCGTGGTTAG
- the LOC122079905 gene encoding vacuolar protein sorting-associated protein 60.2-like isoform X1, whose amino-acid sequence MKKIFGAKKEKEPPPSIQDATNRINTRGENVDEKIKKLDAELTRYREQIKKTRPGPAQEAVKGRAMRVLKQKRIFLRFVCALRRYQSEQSKQSDSKGATEGVEASRYEEQRDMLYNQTFNLDQVAFASEGLKDAQQTMTALKSANKELKGMMKTVKIQDIDNMQDEMMDLMDVSTEIQESLGRSYNVPDDIDEEELLGELDALEADMGMETESDGVPSYLQPDNEPDVESQLKLPSAPSGYASVPPGRHNAQAEDEHGLPTVPQASIRG is encoded by the exons atgaagaagatctTCGGtgccaagaaagagaaagagccGCCTCCCTCCATTCAAGATGCCACCAATAGG ATTAATACAAGAGGTGAAAATGTAGATGAGAAGATCAAAAAGCTTGATGCTGAGCTTACTAGGTACAGGGAACAGATCAAGAAAACACGGCCTGGCCCTGCTCAGGAAGCTGTGAAAGGTCGGGCTATGAGAGTTCTCAAGCAAAAGCGAAT ttttctgagatttgtgTGTGCTCTGAGGAGATATCAAAGTGAACAAAGTAAACAAAGTGATTCAAAAGGTGCAACAGAGGGAGTGGAGGCATCCAG GTATGAAGAACAACGTGATATGCTTTACAACCAGACATTCAACCTTGATCAGGTTGCCTTTGCTTCTGAGGGACTCAAAGACGCTCAGCAAACT ATGACGGCTCTGAAATCTGCAAACAAGGAGTTGAAAGGAATGATGAAGACTGTGAAGATTCAAGACATAGAT AACATGCAAGATGAGATGATGGACCTGATGGATGTGAGCACAGAAATTCAAGAATCTCTTGGTAGAAGCTATAATGTGCCTGATGACATTGACGAGGAAGAACTCCTGGGTG AGCTTGATGCCTTGGAAGCTGACATGGGAATGGAGACAGAATCCGATGGGGTGCCCTCTTACCTTCAACCTGATAATGAACCTGATGTAGAGTCACAACTCAAGTTGCCTTCAGCCCCATCAGGGTATGCATCTGTGCCACCGGGAAGGCATAATGCCCAG GCCGAAGACGAACATGGTTTACCTACTGTACCTCAAGCGTCCATCCGTGGTTAG
- the LOC122080066 gene encoding protein LEAD-SENSITIVE 1-like, whose product MGLLSNRIGRGRLKPGDHIYSWRNAYVYAHHGIFVGDDKVIHFTRGRGQEVGTGTVLDVLLLSSGPARSQPCSTCPPPAENHGVISSCLDCFLSGGVLYRFEYGVAPALFLAKARGGTCTLAVSDPDDIVVHRATYLLNNGFGCYNVFKNNCEDFAIYCKTGLLLVEQGKIGQSGQAISIVGGPIAAVLSTPLSLVTTNVYGMTAAAIGVYCASRYAADIGMRRDVVKVAVEDLTERLAAGRLQVAEAVGAAPALTINQ is encoded by the exons ATGGGACTGCTTTCTAACAG GATCGGCAGAGGCCGCCTTAAACCAGGGGATCACATCTACTCGTGGAGGAATGCTTATGTTTACGCCCATCacg GCATCTTTGTTGGAGATGATAAGGTAATCCATTTCACCAGAGGACGGGGTCAGGAAGTGGGGACTGGAACTGTGCTGGATGTTCTCCTATTAAGCTCTGGACCTGCCCGATCTCAGCCCTGCTCCACCTGCCCACCACCTGCAGAAAATCATGGAGTCATCTCTTCATGTCTGGATTGTTTTCTCTCTGGTGGGGTCCTGTACCGTTTTGAATATGGTGTTGCTCCTGCTCTATTTCTTGCGAAAGCACGGGGAGGAACATGCACCCTTGCTGTCTCTGACCCAGATGATATCGTAGTCCACCGAGCAACCTACTTGCTTAACAATGGCTTTGGGTGTTACAATGTTTTCAAAAACAACTGTGAAGATTTTGCCATTTACTGTAAGACCGGTCTCCTTCTTGTTGAACAAGGAAAAATTGGCCAGAGTGGTCAGGCAATATCGATCGTAGGTGGGCCCATTGCTGCTGTCCTATCAACACCCTTGAGCCTTGTTACAACCAATGTGTATGGGATGACAGCAGCAGCAATCGGGGTCTATTGTGCTAGCCGGTATGCTGCAGATATTGGCATGAGGAGGGACGTCGTGAAGGTAGCAGTGGAAGATTTGACAGAAAGATTGGCAGCAGGTAGACTCCAGGTGGCTGAGGCAGTTGGTGCTGCACCTGCACTCACTATCAATCAGTAA